The Kwoniella shivajii chromosome 4, complete sequence genome segment CTTCAAAGAGGTGTATGGTTGAACATGGACAATCAGTGTTGAAATAGATTTGGGATTTAGACTATGTTTCTTTCGCATTGTATCGCATTGTAAATTACCAATACATTCATGGGATTCGTGTATTTTAGATGTATTTGCATTGGTTTCCAGCATGGATTATGATCAGTACAGTGAACTACCATCCGCCGATACTATCGGCCGCTATTTGTACATCTGAACAAACATACTGATCGTGCTCTTGTCgtctctctttcttcttgaaccaCTCTTTCTTCTAGTAACTTCACGCTTCACATTGAGCGACTTATTCCACAATCACTTTATCAAAGCGACTCTCCATCTGACAGCTTCATAACCCCAACCGAAATGACTAACGGCAGAAGCTAAAACCAACCAGACGCTTTGACCCCAATAAACAGCGACGCCATTACCTATATCTTGACTGCTTGTACCTGTAACGATATTATTGGATCTCGAAACTGCATGTCCTATGATAGCTGTCTGAGCGACGAATGCAATGAATGTGAACCTTTCATGAAATTGCAGTACAACGATACGGTCAGTGAGGGATTGCTGTTTGTGTGGAGGAGTATTAGAACTTACATGAAACAGACTGATactgaaatgaaatgaatcATAGCTAAACTATACAATTTATCTGGATTGGGTATAGGCGAAATTCGATACGAATATCGGATCGTATAAGCATGATGAAGACCTGTAATCAAAACGAGAGCGAAGGCTATTACATGAAGGCGAGTATGAGTAGGAGTCGGTTTACGAGCCAAGCAAGAGATGAGGGAATATATGAACAATGTCTTATTTATCAgcaaaacaacaacaacaacaacaacaacaacaacaacaacacgGAACTTGGGGAAACCGTTCACTCACCGACAACACTCGTAACTACAGCTTTACCAAAATTCAAATTGATATCATCTGGAATATCATATCCAAAATAGCCAGAAGGtaattgatattgaaatcCTCTAAATATACAACCTAATTTACCTGTTATAACTAAATTTGACACGTTATACCCACAGTAATTTTGTGATGCGAATCTGATCTGTCAATTTTCATGAGGTCAGTATTGTCTATTAGCAACACCTTGGGAATTGTTCGTGGATAGCAAACGACAGACCCGTGAGGTGAAAAGATATTTTGGTACCCCAGTAACGAGTATTGAGTGGGTTAATGTAGTAGCCAACAGGAGCACTTAGAAAGGTCAAGCTCAAAACTTCACACTTACCACTTGCGATTCAGTACTTATGGAAACGTACCAGACTGAATCTGCACTTGAGAAGGAAGCAATAGCTAATAAGGTAGCTGATAATAACGGATATCCTAAGTGATATGGTAACCCAACTGTTCTATCTGGTGCGCCCATCGTCTTCTCTTGCTTCGATACTGTATGAGATGGATCAAGCAAATAATAGTAGCTGGCGAGATGTGGGCTGTGAGTTCTTGAGGGATGAGTACAGTCAGTTCTCTGAGTTATGAAGAAATAGCGCTATGAGATGTGATGGGAATGGCGAAGATCGACATTTATTCAGTTGTAATTCAATACTCAAGTGTATGCTTTATGTAACTGAGCGTTGGGATGCAGTGCAATCGGAGCTCGATTTCACTTTCCTTGTCGTCATGATCAGTACTTTTGACTCGAAAAAGTCTGTCTTCTTGAGTAGAAAGGATGTGAAGATGGTGCATGTAAGAGGTACGTCAAAGGAGGCGAGTTACATTCTCGGGATGGGTAGTCCGATTACTCTCAAGTAGTTCCACAGGACTTTCCTGCTCAAAACTATTTGTATATCAGCAAGATCTGTGGTGTTATGCTTGTCATCTAGCTCTCTTTGGGCTCTTGAAGACAGACTTGATGATTACATGCGTTGCGAAATTACAAGTCGAAGAATGAACAACATGATAGAATTCTGAATTTTGCTTTCGTCATCGCGCGAGGACGTGACGTGGAGCTATTTATATGTGCTCAACAAATGGGTTAGTCAAATCATGTCAGAAATATCTTTTATTGCGTTTCTTTCACCTTGCAAACTCTTCTCTCCCATCCTATATACAGTATTACTATTCCCAAGCAACGCAACAAAATGAAGTTCACAATCAGCTTTGGAATATTCGCATTCGCTGCTTTGGTAGGAGCAAGTAATGTCGTTGATCTCGATACTAAGAATTTCGAACAAGTGAGAACGATCTCACCGATCGACAAAACGCACGAATTCATTGCTGATATAAAGTAAATTTCGTGTGTTTGTAGTTCGTAGGTGGTGATAGACCTGCTTTGGTTGAATTGTAAGTTCCCCTTTCAATATGTAGTATACTGAGTAAGAGGAAGGGGCTGATATACATCTACGTCTTTAGCTACGCACCGTGAGTATTTCCCCCTTAGTAAGCGGCGAAAACTAGAATAAAGATTGCTGAGTAAAACTGTACATATAAAGATGGTGTGGACACTGCAAGAATCGTATGTTTCATCAAATCTACTTTAGATACACAATTGCTGATCGATCTTATCTCTAGTTGCTCCTACGTACGAACAACTCGCCGACGCTTTTCCAAGCGTACGTACAAGTCACAGCGCATCATCAAAGTATGATTAATCCAAAGGCTAATATATATCGCGTATAGGATAAAGTCGTCATTGCTAAAACTGATGCTGATGGTGTTGGACGAGAACTTGGTACTAAGTTCGGTGTCACTGGTTTCCCAAGTAAGTCTTACtcagctcaccttgtctTATCTGTTGATAAGATGAAGAGCTGATTGAAATATTTATGGATTAGCTATTAAATGGTTCCCTGCTGGATCACTCGAACCCGTCGATTACGCTTCTGGAAGAGATCTTGAATCTTTAGTAGGATTGTATGTATAGCCTCTACTCGTCATACCCCCTTATGGATGAATCTATACAAATAAGCTAATTTCATATCGTTCTTAGCGTCGGTAAACAATCAGgtgtcaaatcatcaatcaaaccacctcctccaccactcGCAGTTGAACTTGATGCATCAAactttgatgatatagctcTGAATAACGACAAAGATGTTTTGGTAGCTTTCACTGCTCCTTGGGTATGTCCATCTTCTCTCCCTACCTCCTTCCCGTGCCTAGGCTCGTTGTTCAAGGATCACTGCTGAAAAATCCTATATACTTAGTGTGGACATTGTAAAACTCTCAAACCTACCTATGAGAAAGTAGCCAAAGCCTTCCTTTCAGAACCCAATTGTGTAGTAGCTCAAATGGATGCAGATGCTGCTCCCAACAAGCCAATCGCATCTAAATATGATGTTAGATCTTTCCCTACGATAAAATTCTTCCCTAAAGGCTCTAAAGAACCTGTTGCTTATTCAACTGGTAGATCTGAACAACAATTCATTGATGTGAGTGGTCTTTTTCTCCAGCCAGACATCCAAGTTCCGTCTATCCCATCTTTTTTCTATTCTTCCCTCCTCCGTCTCCATTGCCCTTCTCTACTTTACGGTCATACTCGTCAATGTCCCCATGAGCTCTCATGATATTGTGCTGACAAACATCCACTCTTTAGTTCCTCAACGAACACTGTGGAACCCACCGATCTATTTCCGGTCTTCTTTCTGAAACCGCTGGTAAAGTCCTCACCCTCGACACGCTCGcttccagcttcttcaccgcTTCTCTCCCTGAGCGACCTGATGTTCTCGGTAAAGCAAGAGAGTACCTTGCTACTTTGACCGGAACCGACACGAAAAACAGCACTGCTGCCGAATACTACGTCCGAGCAATGGAGAGAGTGCTTGAAAAGGGTGAAGGATGGTTAGCCAAAGAACAAGCCAGGTCAGCTTTTACATATCGCTTCTATCGTTTATACGGAAACCGAGCTGAACAATGTCCGTATAGAATCGCTGGTCTTCTCGCTTCACCCTCATTGGCACCTACCAAACTTGATGAactcaaaatcaaagctAACATCTTATCCTCATTCGCCGCTACAAAAGCCTCTGAGGCTGCTGATGCTGCAGGAGATCTGTACGACCAGGCTGCCGGTGCGGCTGGCGACCTATACGACCAAGCTGTCGATGCCGCCAAACAAGTTCCTCAACAAGCCAAAGACGGTGTAGATCAATTCGCTGATGCagttcaaggtcaagctaagaagatcaaggaggaGCTTTAAGTAGGTTCATAAAAGTTTGAATGAATCGAAGTAGAAGCCTGAGACAAAGGATAGGTCAGTAAAATCATCAGTGAAATCTTCGAATGCATCTGAAATGAATACACGCCCTTGCTCTTTGACTTCCGCACGAGTCCTGTAGTTGCACTGCGAAATATCTAAGTTATGAACGACAGATGACTGATCTGAGAAGTGCCACATTTGCCACGTGGGGGATGTTCCCATTTTCCAGCTTGCGCGTCGATGATGCAGTGGTAGAGTGACGATTGATTCAATTAATGCAACTTTGAAATTCAACATCTCCTCCTGATATCTTGTAGTTTACTCTCTCCTACTCTGTCAACACCGATACTAGGCATCGCGCATATTACCTTTGTCCTCCGACCACACATCATGGCTAAAAACACAACGGCTAAATTACAAGAACCCACccaagaggagaagaaaggtgaagatgagactgCTCAATTGGAGAAACCGATAGTTGAATCAGCAGTATTGACcgttgaagatggtgagtaacTCTTTTCTCACTAATACCTCAAGGATTCCAGTACTTTGATTAGTACGAGTGCTAAATATGAACAATAAAAAACTCGGTGGTTTTGTAGAGATCCTCAATAATATCACACTTATAGGTCGTGCAGTAACTACTATAGAAGCTAGATTTACCATTCGAGTATTAAGGACGCTCACTACCTTGAGGAAGAAATTGactaaatcagctttgaagAATGTATTAGATCAAGCTTTCCCTAAAGGCTGTAAGTCATTTCTTATTTTCTCTCATCTGTCCATATCAGCTGTGAGGAGACCTGCTATGAGGATTGTCCATGTAGGCAAACAGAGCTGACTCAAGGATAACAGCCAAAACTGGTCAATCTCTAATTGCCAACTCAATCTTCTCTGATCttccctcatcttcctcatcaacttcttcaggagaagagatggaagtggattCTGCTCCAACAACGACAGATGGATCTACCACTTCAACGAAAAAGAAAttctctcctcctcttgACTCAAATGGCGATTTGATTCCAGAAGGAATCATGTATCTAAGATtacttttgattctttcaaaCCTTGATGCAGGAAAGGTTGTCGAGGTGAGAGTTTGACAGCCATGTCTTTCATTTTCTATACAATTCCTGAACCTGATTGTCGCCTGATATGTTGGGGTTCTGACAATATGATCTCTGACGCGATTACGAAATGTAGGCAGGAGAATTCGCTTTGGAATCAACTGAAATAATTAGTTCACTCAACAGAAGAACAATGGATCAAATCGCTGCTAAAATCTGGTTCTACTTGGCTAGATCATATGAAATTCAAGGTAGATTGTCTGAACTTCAATCGTATGTATCCGACTTTTCGCTCTTGCTCAAAGCTGGGCAATTTATTCATGAGTAAAGGCATATCAACTGACAGATTGTCGTTTTTCTTCGTACAGATCATTCTTAGCTATCAGGCAAACTGCTTCGTTGAGGAAAGATGAGACTTTAGAAGTGAGTTCGGTCTTCACTTCGACCTCGCTGTACTTCAGTAGCCAGACATATGTACTAACGTATGATCGAATTGTTTCTAGGTCACTGTGATCAATCTCCTTTTAAGATCTTACCTAGCTTCTCAACAATACGATCAAGCAGATAAACTTATCGCCAAAACCACTTTTTTGGGTGCAgcaaatcaagctcaaactgtCAGATGGTTATTCTACGCTGGTAGATTAAGAGCTATTCAATTGAATTATGGTCAAGCTAGAAGTTACCTCCAAACTGCTATTAGAAGAGCACCGAAAGATGAGGTAGCACCGGGTTTCGTTCAATTGGTATGTGTTGATCACCACACGTATTGGCGCAACAAATGTAGACGATGCGTAAGCTGACATAACTCATTATCAGATTCACAAATACTCTATCATCGTGGTTCTCTTAACGGGTGTCATTCCTGAAAGAGCAATGTTTAGAAAACCAGTACTCAAACAAGCTTTGTTACCTTATTTCCAGATCGTACAGGGTGAGTCTAGCCTTCTTTTCACAAACAACCACGTATCAATGGTTCTGGATTATCAACGATGTCTCCTCAATACAAGTAATTGACCGATATCTTGTTATGCAGCCGTGAGGATAGGAGATGTTACAGGATTCCAACAAGCCTTCCAAGCTCACGAAAAAGTATTTTTGGCCGATTCGACtcatttcttgatcttaAGATTAAGACATTTCGTCATCAAGACAGCGTTAAGAACGATCACTTTGGCTTATTCCAGAATCTCGTTGGCGGATGTTTGTATCAAACTCTCATtagattcagaagaagacaCGGAATATATAGTTGCGAAAGCAATTAAAGATGGTGTGATAGATGCTACGATCGATCATAAAGGTGGTTTCATGGAATCTAAAATCCAAAAAGACATCTATGAGACAGATGAACCCTCAAATCAATTTAACAAAAGGGTTCATTTCTGTACTCAAGTTTATAATGAATCCGTCAGGGTGAGTActttcttctacttcttccgCTTTTCTGTAAATTTAAATCTTGAGATTGGTGCAATCGATCGTGCATACGGACTGATGTTCAAATATCGTTAATATAGGCGATGAGATATCCTGCTAACGCTCATAgaaaaggtaagtcagctggTGGATGTCAATGTCGTTTGTTTCAAACGAAATATAAGCTGATGTCGTCTGTCCTATAGAATTGGACACCGCCGCCGACGCAAGAGAACGAGATCGGGAAATCGCTCAACTCAttcaagaaaatgaaaatgatgctgatgacaTGGATGACATGGGAGATATCTAGGTGGTAGGGGAAATTCACGTCTCATCAACGATAGCATACAAAGTAGACAAATTGAAATGAGCATGACATGATCAAAAGTCAATGGAGAATGTATAAAAATCGAATGAATGGTGACAATCCACGTGTTTCCAATCGAGAACACCATAGAGTGCAAATGAGACGCCATACCACTACGCTGAAAAAAATTTCTATGTTGTTTGTCAAATATGCCAATGTAACAGACTGCTATCATATTTTAAATACATCTATATACATGCTATTGATCATTTGAGCAGAAACGTAACGAAGCATTATATATAGTCAAAAAGTACAATCTGTCTCTTGCCGCTGTACGATGTTTACCTATACCTAAAGCGAGCATGAACCTAAGCCTTTTTTcctacatcttctttcaaagaaaCGATTCTattcaagatgatcttaTCGCCAACTTGTTTACCTGTTttagatgaattggaatctAAACAGGCGATTTTAGATTCTCTATCAACTGTGAAATAAGCTAAACGCATAGCTTGGAATCTAATATTTTCCATTCCTACCAAACCTTCTGCGTTTATGActggttcatcttctttatgtTCCACCTTTTTATCGgaatcactttcatctgaaggtgaaggtgaagaagcgaaTTCTGATTTAGCTTTAATAGTTctaatttcactttctttcctgGCATCTGTAATTGCCTTTCTAGCTAATTCATAGAAAGCAGGTTCTACAACAGCGTTATCGAATACTTCCAACGATTCTGGGTTTATATCAGATTCGAAATCTGATGGAGGTGGATCAGATTTGAACAGTGGTTTGAAGTATCTGACCTGttcaatcttgattgaatcaGGTACGTTCACCCATTGAATGTatgcttttgcttttttgaCAGTTCCTGAATCTTCTAATTTACATTTGATTTCGGTTATCTGACCAGTTGTCGGATCTTTGGTGTAGGATGTGCAGGTCACTGGATAAGGCGCTTTGAATAATCCAACTGACTTTCCTGGAGCTAATCTGAAATAATCAGGTGAATCGATCTCTCTGAAATCTTCCGCATCGATATACACTTCTTTCGTAAATGAGGTTTCTACAGTACCCATCGACGGTACTTTGGGATGCAACGGAACTTGAACGGGAACTCGATAATCGTCAGGAACATTCTCGATGACCAGTTTGATAGGGTTTAATACCATCATTAATCGAGGTGCAGATTCTTCGAGATAGGATCGAATTGTAGACTCGAATTTTTTGATTTCAGTCACTGATTCAGATGTCGTTACTCCTAATTCCGATACGAATGACAACAATGCTCCAGGCGGAATACCTCTTCGTCGGAGAGCGATGATCGTGTAAAGTCTCGGATCATCCCAATCTTTCACCAATTTCTTTTGAACTAATTTAGCGATCTTTCTCTTGGAAAGGAAAGTACCTTGCAAATTCAGTCGAGCAAATTCGTATTGTCTGGCTTTGTAAACTTCTAAGGCATCGCAGAGCCACTCGTATGATTCTCGAGCAGGGATGAATTCAACAGTACAGAGGGAGTGACTGTGGCAATCAGGACTTCAGCGTGACCCTTGACGAATATCTTACGAAACTTACGAGATGTTTTCGATACTATCACAGAGACAGTGTGTGAAATCGTATGTGGGATATATTTCTACGGATTGATTAGTACCTTGTGTTTCCAGCACTTCCTCTCTTATGATATCAAGGTTGTGGCAGGTAAggagagaagggaaggaagggaggaaggaaggaaggagagaaagaaggagagaaacGATGAGAAGGGCGCGGAGCTTGAGAACGGATTCAGAGGGAGTAAGCTGAATTATGtgaaatatcactcactccacTTGTCTCCGGTCCTGTGATGAGGGGCCATCTTGACTCTGTATGCGACCATATCCCACATATACGGATTTCCACTCGTcagatccatcttcatccgcaACGCTGCACCTTGTTCTGGGTACtctccattcttcattctttcgaACTCTCTCAATGAATCTTCGACAGGTCGGTCCCGATGTTCACACGCGACGGGATGACCTTTGCCCATTCCTCTATCCGCCTTCATTTTCTCGGCTAAAGGTACACGTACGATCAGCTGAGAGGGCTTACTCACAATCTGATAGGCCAAgaaaagctgactcaccacTACATGTACAGACGTAAGCCTTCCCTCTCCTCGTCAATTCTACAGCCCATTtgtgaagctgatcaaagTTGTCACTTGAGTAAGTGATTTTCCAGGGTTCAAAACCCAACCATCTGACTGTTTCTAAAATGGATTGGAAgtatcttccttcttcagcttctgggTTGGTATCGTCAAATCTAGAATATCATGAATAAGCTACTATACCGGCACTATTGCAGCGATTCAGCTTACCGCAGATATGTTCTACCACCATGGAATTTGGCATAACCGAAATCTATCATAATAGCTTTTACGTGACCTGATGAAGATCGTTATCAGCTAGTTCCCTCAATAGAAGCCGACGAGCTTACCGATATGTAAGTATCCATTGGGTTCAGGAGGGAATCGAGTATGCACCATTCCTTTGGTGAACGCAAGAtgctcttctttcaattcaggTTTGACCTGGGGGTTTTCTCCAGGTTTATGGAATTCTGATAAGAAGCCTTCTCTAAAGATATTGGTGGGAATGATAGGAgtggtggatgatgatgcttcGGCAGAAGGGGAAGCTTCAGTTTTAGGTTTAGGAGGGGGTTTTGTTTTGGaggctgaagctgattgggCTTTGGCAGCTGCTTGAGCTGATTCTTTGGTCCCGAATAATTcggtgaagatggtttcCAATGATGACTTTACTTCCCCTGCATTAGCCCATCTAGTTACAGGCTGTCAGCTTTCCCTACCTTGAACAGAAAGGAGAAATGGTGTTTGACGTGTAGCTCTGACTTACTTCAAATCGGATGAACCACTTCTTATACCTCCTAAAACTGCTCCGAGACTTGCCCAATTTCCAGGtggagaagggagagaagagacGTATGATTTCAGTAAATCTGGAATTTGAGAGGCGGTAATCTCGATACCTACGCAATTCAAACGATTATGTCAATTAAAACTTCTTCAGATCCTCGTTGGTTCAAGCGATTTTGACAGAAGCAGAACAGTTCTGAACTTACCAACACCACATGCTTTGTTGAATTCTTCCTCATTTATAGGTGTTCCAGCTGGGTTCCCTTCTACATACTTGATAGCAGCTATCAAAGACACCGTTATAAGCATTGTCATTTTTTGTCTTTTCGATTGTGATAGGGTATAGCATTGAAACATACCTGCgacttgatcagctgatttgatttcaccttcttctatcttcttgACTACAAATCCTTTTTCGGCTGGACCTAATTTCCCTCCTGATCCAGAGAGCTTGACCAAAGCACTGGCAgtcttttcatcatatttcttATCATTCAATTGAAACTCGTCAATGAGTGATTTGAACGCTACACCTGATTTAGGTTGTCTGACTAGTTCCGTAGCTGATTTTTCGGCTAAACCAAGGGATTGAAATAACGAGATTAGAGGTGCGTTTTCTGGTGATTTGGGATCGAATTTGGGAGGCATGATGATTGGTTATGGCAGCTAACTGTATGGTAGGTGAGTCAAGGGAATCTATCAAGTGAatacgaaagagaagaagaggaagaaaggaatgtcaagattgagatatgatgaatgtTGAGTCGGGATGTGAGGTTGAAACAACAAATATTGAAATAATCCCAACTTTATCGTCATACTCCATGCGCTACCACGTGGGTTATCACTGATCACTTTGTTGTCGCGGAATCAAATCGATGTTATCTTGGTTCATTACAAATAACACGTCATGGTTTCAAATGGGTTAATGATTCGGTTAACTTGCTGTTACTTTtaattcaacaacaataacaataaccaatctcaatctcttcttcctttcttccttccttcatactcgacattatcatcatcgccgTCCTAGCGTATTCGTGACAACGAGCTCAGCGTTTCAATGGTGAAGAGAGAACGACATTCATCATCCGATGATTTCCCCGAAACCCAGTTCATCGCTCAATCAGATGACTCTGATAACCTGTGGGAAGTTTTAGAGAtattaggtgaaagaggtCCACCTAA includes the following:
- a CDS encoding protein disulfide-isomerase domain, which codes for MKFTISFGIFAFAALVGASNVVDLDTKNFEQFVGGDRPALVEFYAPWCGHCKNLAPTYEQLADAFPSDKVVIAKTDADGVGRELGTKFGVTGFPTIKWFPAGSLEPVDYASGRDLESLVGFVGKQSGVKSSIKPPPPPLAVELDASNFDDIALNNDKDVLVAFTAPWCGHCKTLKPTYEKVAKAFLSEPNCVVAQMDADAAPNKPIASKYDVRSFPTIKFFPKGSKEPVAYSTGRSEQQFIDFLNEHCGTHRSISGLLSETAGKVLTLDTLASSFFTASLPERPDVLGKAREYLATLTGTDTKNSTAAEYYVRAMERVLEKGEGWLAKEQARIAGLLASPSLAPTKLDELKIKANILSSFAATKASEAADAAGDLYDQAAGAAGDLYDQAVDAAKQVPQQAKDGVDQFADAVQGQAKKIKEEL
- a CDS encoding glutamine-tRNA ligase yields the protein MPPKFDPKSPENAPLISLFQSLGLAEKSATELVRQPKSGVAFKSLIDEFQLNDKKYDEKTASALVKLSGSGGKLGPAEKGFVVKKIEEGEIKSADQVAAAIKYVEGNPAGTPINEEEFNKACGVGIEITASQIPDLLKSYVSSLPSPPGNWASLGAVLGGIRSGSSDLKWANAGEVKSSLETIFTELFGTKESAQAAAKAQSASASKTKPPPKPKTEASPSAEASSSTTPIIPTNIFREGFLSEFHKPGENPQVKPELKEEHLAFTKGMVHTRFPPEPNGYLHIGHVKAIMIDFGYAKFHGGRTYLRFDDTNPEAEEGRYFQSILETVRWLGFEPWKITYSSDNFDQLHKWAVELTRRGKAYVCTCSAEKMKADRGMGKGHPVACEHRDRPVEDSLREFERMKNGEYPEQGAALRMKMDLTSGNPYMWDMVAYRVKMAPHHRTGDKWKIYPTYDFTHCLCDSIENISHSLCTVEFIPARESYEWLCDALEVYKARQYEFARLNLQGTFLSKRKIAKLVQKKLVKDWDDPRLYTIIALRRRGIPPGALLSFVSELGVTTSESVTEIKKFESTIRSYLEESAPRLMMVLNPIKLVIENVPDDYRVPVQVPLHPKVPSMGTVETSFTKEVYIDAEDFREIDSPDYFRLAPGKSVGLFKAPYPVTCTSYTKDPTTGQITEIKCKLEDSGTVKKAKAYIQWVNVPDSIKIEQVRYFKPLFKSDPPPSDFESDINPESLEVFDNAVVEPAFYELARKAITDARKESEIRTIKAKSEFASSPSPSDESDSDKKVEHKEDEPVINAEGLVGMENIRFQAMRLAYFTVDRESKIACLDSNSSKTGKQVGDKIILNRIVSLKEDVGKKA